The Flammeovirgaceae bacterium genome contains a region encoding:
- a CDS encoding exosortase F system-associated protein, whose protein sequence is MNKSKSIRILKIAMALLGLLVVFLFQRIEIAGALGVHDKMWQFITNRSIRFVLNDLLSLLLIYALFPKRKYVLFALAVQLFGVIFILLPYFFLKLQHPSYNGPLISFLHRLVLNPLLMLLLIPAFYLQEENNRRVR, encoded by the coding sequence GTGAACAAGTCTAAGTCAATCCGCATACTTAAGATTGCAATGGCGCTGTTAGGTTTACTCGTTGTTTTCCTTTTTCAACGTATTGAAATTGCCGGTGCTTTGGGTGTCCATGATAAGATGTGGCAATTCATCACCAACCGGTCCATTCGGTTCGTACTAAATGATTTGCTTTCATTGTTGCTGATTTACGCCTTATTTCCGAAAAGAAAATATGTTTTGTTTGCTTTGGCTGTACAGTTATTCGGAGTAATATTCATATTGCTGCCATACTTCTTCCTTAAACTTCAACATCCCTCCTATAACGGACCGCTGATTTCTTTTCTGCACAGATTAGTATTGAACCCATTGCTTATGCTGTTGCTCATACCTGCATTTTATTTGCAGGAAGAAAATAACCGGAGAGTCCGGTGA
- the xrtF gene encoding exosortase family protein XrtF — MHRIKEMVNEFKPAILFLAKFVGIYLLGNLLYGWYITSWYPAPDPVTSWVTHQSADILKLFGWDTSTYNHIVKPTTYIVYDQKSIIAVYEGCNGLNVVIIFLAFLIAFGPISKKLIWFVPLGIFIIHISNLARIILLFLVSLKLPDFLYFTHKYLFTAFIFLFVFLLWLWWIFKLSKSREQV, encoded by the coding sequence GTGCATAGAATCAAAGAAATGGTGAATGAATTCAAACCCGCAATTCTGTTTCTGGCAAAATTTGTCGGTATTTATCTGCTAGGTAATCTGCTTTACGGTTGGTACATAACTTCGTGGTATCCTGCACCTGACCCGGTGACCAGTTGGGTCACCCATCAGAGTGCAGATATTTTGAAACTTTTCGGCTGGGATACATCCACTTACAACCATATTGTTAAACCGACAACCTACATCGTGTATGATCAAAAATCAATCATTGCTGTATATGAGGGGTGTAATGGATTGAACGTGGTCATTATTTTTCTTGCTTTTCTGATTGCTTTCGGCCCAATATCGAAGAAGCTCATTTGGTTTGTTCCACTTGGTATATTTATCATTCATATCAGCAACCTTGCAAGAATCATTTTGCTTTTCCTGGTCTCCCTTAAACTCCCTGATTTCCTCTATTTTACCCATAAATATTTGTTCACTGCATTTATTTTTCTGTTTGTTTTCCTTCTCTGGTTGTGGTGGATTTTTAAACTGAGCAAAAGCCGTGAACAAGTCTAA
- a CDS encoding acetyltransferase, translating into MNNLVLYGAGGLGREIKSLVDALPEWQVMGFFDDGVPGSTVINGVPVLGGFDRLKKIKDLNLVLAIGSPKLKSTILVRLAGLDVTFPILKHPSVIIQDVDRVKIGTGCVLTAGVVVTTDVEIGRHVLLNLNCTIGHDVRIGDCSSIMPGVNIAGNVVIGNNVLIGSGANILNGVQIDDNATVGAGAVVTQNVPAGKTVVGVPAKPIN; encoded by the coding sequence ATGAATAACCTGGTCTTATATGGCGCGGGTGGTCTTGGGCGGGAGATTAAATCGCTGGTTGATGCTTTGCCGGAATGGCAGGTGATGGGTTTTTTCGATGATGGGGTGCCAGGGAGCACCGTGATTAATGGAGTACCCGTACTGGGCGGGTTTGATAGATTAAAGAAGATTAAAGACCTGAATCTTGTTCTTGCTATAGGCTCTCCAAAACTTAAATCAACTATACTGGTTCGCCTGGCTGGCTTAGATGTAACCTTTCCCATCCTTAAACATCCCTCTGTAATTATTCAGGATGTTGACCGGGTTAAAATCGGGACGGGCTGTGTTCTTACAGCGGGAGTTGTAGTAACTACGGATGTCGAAATTGGCCGGCATGTTCTGCTTAATCTAAATTGTACAATAGGTCATGATGTAAGAATTGGCGACTGCTCATCTATTATGCCGGGTGTAAATATTGCTGGCAATGTTGTAATTGGTAATAATGTACTGATTGGTTCAGGGGCAAATATTCTGAACGGTGTTCAGATAGACGATAATGCAACTGTTGGTGCCGGGGCAGTTGTTACACAAAATGTACCTGCGGGTAAAACAGTGGTTGGAGTGCCGGCCAAACCAATTAATTAA
- a CDS encoding T9SS type A sorting domain-containing protein, giving the protein MRIKRLLIITVLVHGAVCFALAQNDFRSRQSGDWNQASTWEEFIGGTWQLTSNTPTSAAGAITIQSPHIVTVTAGVTIDQTVINSGSTLVVNDGIDLVINNGAGNDLTINGTVDLLGESFLSGAGNMVLNGILGTGSLNSTGALVTGTSVGNLRITGTRTFASGSRVVYEGTGPQFIGSGHPGNFTSGVITEVDNTNGITFNPFCGSNFSGGGSLYIPGDLILTAGNLSIVSDAVTVRTLILTGNITSGSNFISLVGPNVNITLSGSGDYTFPSPTGTQTVGNLTINKPSNTVTFPSPFNIITRLTVSGNVVFNNTGNTVRDLVLNSGSIDFNGSVSITGPITQQNATIIFFEGNSLTMAANYTSAGGVLSSNASSVLNLTGSVAHTSPLTFEVGSQLNTLTLNKSSVGISATINSAVTVTNALNLTAGTLSIVAGNLAMSSGSTITKSNSASISTSSPSGGPWNLIYTGTSQSTGLEIPASGILNALTVNTNSSTTVTLNQDITVLNAFSIPNNARTFLSGSNNVTVGSFSCTGIFSAPTSAATSGLTVGGNFSLDGTFNHNNGTTIFSGSSLLTGSAINTAIFNNVVINSSGLVTAPATLNINGNFTNNGSFTAGSGTVVFRGPSCTLSGTTMDATSFNHVTINSGTTLVPSATFILTGNLTVNGTFNAGSGTIIFNGTTSLSGTNINTTVFNHIRINAARTLTASNINLGVSGNFINNGSFFPGTTGTMNFVGNTVLSGTAINTTDFVNIVINGGASLTGSAVLRVQGNYTNNGTFNAGSGVVYFSGNTGSRVLTGTTNTLFYDITLDKTNGGTSLTVSSPQTVTNSLTLTRGILSNPSSNLAVSSGGTVTRSSNASITSSSPAGGPWNLVYLTGNQTTGLEIPSSGILSNLTIDLNSGATVSLSQSITVLNTLTIPNSGRSLACGSHNVTTNSFNSSGTFSAPNSSATTGLTVTGNFINNGTFNNNSGTTIFSGVTNLTGSSITTFANLVISGTLNAGVSLAVNRNFTNNGSFSAGTSTVSFTGAVLQTISGSSITTFNNLTVTNGTSPVSVTIESNVNIVGILTLGTSAKLDADGSSDTSVLTLLSTNDSPAQDASIAELPASAQILGSVTVQRFFRPADNFDRFISTPVSNGPVSQLQAAVPLGTFPVTGGFTGTSFPCTGCVNNGHNLRYYREADPGIINQGYKAWIVSSNAETLVPGVGYDAYMWNGVSNTTVSFRGTINRGSINLGIVTTPASNSITHTSNGVPSADGWNLVGNPYPSAIQWNNGPGWNRTNIDPTVWVWDVVGRVWHSYNANTMVGDLTNGVIALGQGFWVYASTPGSASITINEQAKSVSGSGSYYRQAITLPSLKITLSQDGFADNSFILFDENATEAFDPGMDAPKLQLGIERISVSVTPEIDVKLGHFAIREEQFNDVSIYVFGEKSGEYELSVEPIGAISAIDEYYLVDNKLGIVKKITDGNYKFEMEEGVAGTFSRFKLSKQPIPQTENTIVNVDCYPNPVYDVLKLAINSLQVQSITLLDYSGRVVKQVPFKVNELKTYAEADVSIFKSGVYLVKILTKQGVLTHKVIKH; this is encoded by the coding sequence ATGAGAATTAAACGGTTGTTAATTATAACAGTTCTAGTGCACGGTGCGGTGTGTTTTGCTTTGGCTCAAAATGATTTCCGTTCAAGGCAATCAGGTGACTGGAATCAGGCTTCAACTTGGGAAGAATTTATTGGTGGAACCTGGCAGCTTACAAGTAACACCCCAACCTCCGCTGCTGGAGCAATTACAATTCAAAGCCCACATATCGTTACTGTAACAGCAGGGGTAACAATCGACCAAACCGTTATTAACAGCGGAAGTACCCTTGTTGTAAATGATGGTATTGACCTGGTAATTAATAACGGTGCAGGTAATGACCTGACCATTAATGGCACTGTTGACTTGCTGGGTGAATCATTTTTGTCAGGTGCTGGCAATATGGTTTTAAACGGCATATTAGGCACAGGTTCCCTTAATTCAACCGGGGCTTTGGTTACCGGTACATCAGTTGGTAATTTGCGTATTACCGGAACGCGCACATTTGCATCTGGTTCCCGCGTAGTATATGAAGGAACTGGTCCGCAGTTTATCGGCAGTGGTCACCCTGGTAATTTTACTTCAGGGGTTATTACTGAAGTGGATAATACTAATGGGATTACATTTAACCCATTTTGTGGTTCGAACTTCTCCGGAGGAGGGTCTTTGTATATCCCTGGTGATTTAATTCTTACCGCAGGCAATCTGAGCATTGTAAGTGATGCAGTAACTGTAAGGACCTTAATTTTAACAGGTAATATAACATCAGGCTCAAATTTTATTTCTCTTGTCGGTCCTAATGTGAATATTACCCTCAGTGGTAGTGGTGATTACACCTTTCCATCACCAACTGGTACTCAAACAGTAGGAAACTTAACCATAAACAAGCCTTCAAATACTGTGACGTTTCCTAGCCCATTTAATATTATCACCCGTTTAACAGTATCGGGAAATGTTGTGTTTAATAATACAGGAAATACGGTTAGGGATCTTGTTTTGAATTCGGGTTCGATTGATTTTAATGGGTCGGTTTCCATCACAGGTCCGATTACACAGCAAAACGCTACCATTATCTTTTTTGAAGGGAACTCATTAACAATGGCGGCCAACTATACCTCTGCAGGAGGTGTTTTGTCCTCCAATGCTTCGTCTGTCCTTAACCTGACCGGTTCAGTTGCCCATACTTCACCTTTAACATTTGAAGTTGGTAGCCAGTTGAACACACTTACTTTGAATAAATCAAGTGTTGGAATCTCAGCCACAATTAATTCAGCTGTTACAGTAACAAATGCATTGAATCTTACAGCAGGTACTTTAAGTATAGTTGCCGGGAATCTTGCAATGAGCAGCGGTTCAACCATTACAAAATCCAATTCAGCCTCCATAAGCACTTCAAGTCCGTCTGGAGGGCCGTGGAACCTTATTTATACCGGTACCTCCCAATCAACCGGACTTGAAATCCCGGCATCAGGAATACTGAATGCGCTTACAGTTAATACTAACTCAAGTACAACTGTTACACTTAATCAGGATATTACCGTTTTGAACGCCTTTTCAATTCCTAATAATGCACGTACATTTTTAAGTGGCAGTAATAATGTTACAGTGGGCTCCTTTTCCTGCACGGGAATTTTTAGTGCTCCAACTTCGGCAGCTACATCCGGCTTAACGGTAGGCGGTAATTTTTCTTTGGATGGAACATTTAACCATAATAACGGTACAACAATTTTTAGCGGTTCTTCATTGCTAACCGGTAGCGCAATAAATACAGCTATATTTAATAATGTAGTAATTAATTCTAGTGGGTTAGTTACCGCCCCGGCAACGCTTAATATAAACGGGAACTTTACAAATAACGGATCTTTTACTGCGGGCTCGGGTACAGTTGTATTCAGAGGACCATCTTGCACGTTATCCGGAACAACAATGGATGCTACAAGTTTCAATCACGTAACAATAAATTCGGGCACTACGCTTGTACCATCAGCTACCTTTATTTTGACAGGCAACCTGACTGTTAATGGAACATTTAATGCAGGAAGTGGCACAATAATCTTTAATGGCACCACTTCATTAAGTGGCACAAATATCAATACAACGGTATTTAATCACATCCGGATAAATGCTGCACGAACGCTTACAGCCAGCAATATTAATTTGGGTGTTTCGGGTAATTTCATAAATAATGGCAGTTTCTTTCCGGGCACCACCGGAACCATGAATTTTGTTGGTAATACTGTGCTCTCCGGCACAGCCATTAACACTACGGATTTTGTAAATATTGTTATTAACGGAGGTGCATCCCTGACGGGGTCCGCGGTTTTGCGAGTACAGGGTAATTATACAAACAACGGCACTTTTAATGCTGGTTCAGGGGTGGTTTACTTTTCTGGTAACACAGGATCACGCGTGCTTACAGGAACTACTAATACGTTGTTTTATGACATAACTTTAGATAAGACCAATGGTGGTACTTCTCTTACGGTGAGTTCACCTCAAACAGTAACAAACTCCTTAACATTAACACGGGGGATTTTAAGTAACCCATCAAGTAATCTCGCTGTGAGTTCGGGAGGCACGGTTACCCGATCCAGTAATGCCTCAATAACCTCCTCATCACCAGCCGGGGGACCTTGGAATCTAGTTTATTTAACTGGTAATCAAACCACAGGTCTTGAAATCCCAAGTTCCGGGATTTTATCTAACCTTACAATTGATTTAAACAGTGGCGCAACCGTTTCGTTAAGTCAATCTATTACTGTTTTAAATACATTAACTATTCCAAACAGTGGAAGAAGTCTTGCTTGTGGAAGCCATAATGTTACGACCAACTCCTTTAATAGTTCTGGTACGTTTAGTGCGCCCAATTCATCAGCAACAACCGGTCTTACAGTTACGGGTAATTTTATCAATAATGGTACATTTAACAACAATAGTGGGACCACAATATTTAGTGGTGTAACAAATCTTACAGGTTCGAGTATTACGACATTTGCTAATTTGGTGATTTCGGGTACACTTAATGCAGGGGTCAGCTTAGCTGTTAATAGAAATTTTACCAATAATGGCTCATTTAGTGCCGGCACATCCACGGTTTCATTTACTGGAGCAGTGTTGCAAACTATTTCGGGAAGTTCAATAACTACTTTTAATAATTTAACAGTGACAAATGGAACCTCACCTGTTTCAGTAACCATAGAAAGTAATGTGAATATTGTGGGTATTCTTACCTTAGGCACATCAGCAAAACTCGATGCAGATGGGAGTTCGGATACGTCTGTACTTACACTTCTTTCTACAAATGATTCACCTGCACAGGATGCAAGTATTGCCGAATTGCCAGCCTCTGCCCAGATTTTGGGTAGCGTAACAGTACAACGATTTTTCAGACCAGCTGATAATTTCGACAGGTTTATCTCAACACCTGTATCCAACGGCCCAGTATCACAACTTCAAGCTGCTGTGCCACTAGGTACTTTTCCTGTTACAGGTGGTTTTACAGGAACTTCATTTCCATGTACTGGTTGTGTTAATAATGGTCATAACCTTCGGTATTACCGTGAGGCTGATCCTGGAATTATTAATCAGGGATATAAGGCATGGATAGTTTCATCAAATGCAGAAACACTTGTCCCTGGAGTCGGCTATGATGCCTATATGTGGAATGGTGTCTCTAATACCACCGTAAGTTTCAGAGGCACAATTAATCGGGGAAGTATTAATTTAGGAATCGTTACAACACCAGCCAGCAACTCAATCACACATACATCTAATGGGGTTCCATCGGCAGATGGATGGAACTTGGTAGGTAATCCATACCCCTCGGCAATTCAGTGGAATAACGGCCCGGGATGGAACAGAACCAATATTGATCCAACGGTTTGGGTATGGGATGTTGTTGGAAGAGTGTGGCATTCTTATAATGCCAACACCATGGTTGGAGATTTAACCAATGGCGTGATTGCGTTGGGACAGGGATTCTGGGTGTATGCTTCAACACCAGGGTCAGCATCCATCACCATTAACGAACAGGCAAAATCAGTATCGGGTAGCGGAAGTTATTACAGACAAGCAATAACCTTACCTTCTTTAAAAATCACCTTATCACAAGACGGATTTGCTGATAATTCTTTTATTCTGTTTGATGAGAACGCCACAGAGGCATTTGATCCGGGCATGGATGCACCGAAACTTCAGCTAGGCATTGAGAGGATTTCTGTATCCGTAACGCCTGAAATAGATGTTAAACTTGGCCACTTTGCAATTCGTGAAGAACAATTCAACGATGTTTCAATCTATGTTTTTGGCGAGAAGTCCGGTGAGTACGAACTGAGTGTTGAACCAATTGGAGCAATTTCAGCCATCGATGAATATTACCTGGTCGATAATAAACTAGGAATTGTGAAAAAAATCACCGATGGAAATTATAAGTTTGAAATGGAAGAAGGCGTTGCTGGTACCTTTTCACGGTTTAAACTTTCCAAACAACCGATACCCCAAACTGAAAATACTATAGTAAATGTGGATTGTTATCCTAACCCTGTTTATGATGTGCTGAAATTAGCGATTAATTCATTGCAGGTGCAGAGCATAACCTTATTGGATTATTCAGGACGTGTAGTGAAGCAGGTACCTTTTAAGGTAAACGAACTTAAAACCTATGCTGAGGCGGATGTAAGTATTTTTAAAAGCGGAGTTTATCTGGTAAAAATTTTAACAAAACAAGGCGTTTTAACCCATAAAGTGATCAAGCACTGA
- a CDS encoding polysaccharide biosynthesis protein, whose product MLARFINRLTILPRWIIIIIDIFVIAIATALGYFLRFNFDLKEVIEFRPFYGLLLTSVCGFLATMVTRSYAGIVRYTGVEDGLRIMYASVLSLFLAALVNLLYYYNVGKNVIPYSVLFITFFTSFLFLFYYRLLVKTIFGYYKGEIIKKSNVIIFGAGSLGMITRTVIETDSESKFKVVGFFEDDSNKTNKVINGVRIYHWSEFEEVIEKLNVQQLIIAVKEISNDRKNEIVEACLSSQIKVRIVPAAEKWVKGEFRIHQLKEVNIDDLLGRDVIKIGEDSLMSSLFNKRICVTGAAGSIGGELARQLIQYHPQSLVLIDQAETPLYELERELRDLNLNVKLYFFVADITNQSRIENLFQLTTPQLIFHAAAYKHVPVMESNPSEAIITNVFGTRIIADLAVAVKAEKFVMVSTDKAVNPSSVMGCSKRIAEIYVQAFSNKMAGESQHHTQFITTRFGNVLGSNGSVIPMFRRQIEEGGPVTVTHPEITRYFMTIPEACRLVLEAGVMGKGGEIYIFDMGQPIRIVDLAKKMIRLSGFEPGKDIEIVYSGLRDGEKLYEELLNNEEDTIPTHHPKILKARVKEYDYAYILSMIELFAELINDRNEIKILALMKDIVPEYKSNLYELPR is encoded by the coding sequence GTGCTGGCCCGGTTTATTAATCGTCTGACCATATTACCACGCTGGATAATTATTATCATTGATATCTTTGTTATAGCTATTGCTACCGCATTAGGGTATTTTTTACGTTTTAACTTTGATCTTAAGGAGGTTATTGAGTTCAGGCCATTTTACGGTCTTCTACTTACTTCAGTATGCGGTTTTCTTGCGACCATGGTAACCCGCAGCTATGCGGGCATTGTTCGGTATACCGGAGTGGAGGATGGGTTAAGGATCATGTATGCTTCTGTTCTCAGTTTATTTCTTGCTGCACTTGTCAATTTGCTCTATTATTACAATGTCGGTAAAAATGTAATACCATATTCAGTTCTATTTATTACTTTTTTCACTTCGTTTTTGTTTCTCTTCTATTACCGACTTCTGGTAAAAACTATCTTCGGCTACTATAAGGGTGAAATCATTAAAAAATCAAATGTTATCATCTTCGGTGCTGGTTCTTTGGGAATGATTACCCGAACCGTGATTGAAACGGATAGTGAAAGCAAGTTTAAAGTTGTTGGTTTTTTTGAAGATGACAGCAATAAGACCAATAAAGTCATTAATGGCGTAAGGATTTATCATTGGTCAGAATTTGAAGAGGTAATCGAAAAGCTAAATGTGCAGCAACTTATTATTGCTGTTAAGGAAATTTCCAATGATCGCAAAAATGAAATTGTAGAAGCTTGTCTTTCCAGTCAGATAAAAGTTCGGATTGTGCCGGCAGCGGAAAAATGGGTAAAGGGTGAATTTCGAATCCATCAACTAAAAGAGGTTAATATTGATGATTTGCTTGGACGGGATGTAATTAAGATTGGGGAGGACTCATTGATGTCTTCTCTATTTAATAAACGAATTTGTGTCACCGGTGCCGCAGGCTCTATAGGCGGTGAATTAGCTCGGCAATTAATACAATATCATCCCCAATCGCTGGTTCTTATTGACCAGGCGGAGACTCCTCTATATGAACTTGAACGTGAATTACGGGATCTTAATCTTAATGTTAAGCTTTATTTTTTTGTAGCCGATATCACGAATCAATCGCGGATTGAAAACCTTTTTCAATTAACGACCCCTCAGCTAATTTTTCATGCAGCGGCCTATAAGCATGTCCCCGTTATGGAGTCAAATCCCTCCGAGGCAATTATTACAAATGTTTTTGGAACGCGTATAATTGCTGACCTTGCGGTGGCCGTAAAAGCAGAGAAATTTGTTATGGTTTCAACCGATAAGGCTGTAAATCCTTCCAGTGTTATGGGCTGCTCAAAACGAATCGCGGAGATTTATGTCCAGGCATTTTCGAATAAGATGGCAGGAGAAAGTCAGCATCATACACAGTTTATCACTACCCGGTTTGGCAACGTGCTTGGGTCAAATGGTTCGGTAATCCCTATGTTCAGAAGGCAGATTGAAGAAGGTGGGCCTGTTACGGTTACACACCCTGAGATTACCCGGTACTTTATGACTATCCCAGAAGCCTGTCGGTTGGTTTTGGAAGCCGGTGTGATGGGGAAGGGCGGAGAAATTTATATATTCGATATGGGGCAACCTATACGGATTGTTGATTTAGCTAAAAAGATGATCCGGTTATCAGGTTTTGAGCCAGGGAAAGATATAGAGATTGTTTACTCTGGCCTTCGTGATGGTGAGAAGCTTTATGAAGAGTTGCTAAACAATGAAGAAGATACAATACCAACTCATCATCCTAAAATTCTAAAAGCTCGCGTAAAAGAATATGACTATGCTTATATTCTATCTATGATAGAACTTTTTGCAGAACTGATCAATGATAGAAATGAAATAAAGATTCTTGCTTTGATGAAAGATATTGTGCCTGAGTACAAAAGTAATTTATACGAGCTACCTCGGTAA
- a CDS encoding aminotransferase class I/II-fold pyridoxal phosphate-dependent enzyme, protein MDKSKIWLSPPHMGGEEIKFVQEAFDTNWVSPVGPHITAFESELSSYLGIADCAALSSGTAAIHLALIILGIQRDDEVICSTFTFSGSCNPVVYLGAKPVFVDSESLTWNMDPDLLEEAIRHRISKTGKKPKAIILVHLYGMPAQLDRIMNIAKQYEIPVIEDAAEALGAEYKGKKVGTFGDIGILSFNGNKIITTSGGGALVSDNIGYVKRARFLATQAREPVLHYEHKEIGYNYRLSNISAGIGRGQLKFLDQRVRRRREIFEFYSDKLSPYFDFIPEPAGHYSNRWLTTAVLKEVRLKSVVQLQRALEIEQIECRPLWKPMHLQPVYAQTAHYSNGTAESLFNKGICLPSGSNLIINDLNRICEVLSVFLIKQIGSF, encoded by the coding sequence ATGGATAAATCGAAAATCTGGCTGTCACCACCTCACATGGGCGGGGAGGAAATTAAGTTTGTTCAGGAAGCCTTTGATACAAACTGGGTCTCACCGGTAGGTCCGCATATCACCGCCTTCGAATCGGAGTTAAGTTCATACCTTGGTATTGCTGATTGTGCTGCCTTGAGTTCAGGAACAGCGGCTATTCATCTGGCACTGATTATTCTTGGTATACAGCGTGATGATGAAGTTATTTGCTCAACTTTTACTTTTTCGGGAAGTTGTAATCCGGTGGTTTACCTTGGTGCAAAACCTGTGTTTGTTGATTCGGAATCCTTGACATGGAACATGGATCCGGATCTACTGGAAGAAGCCATCAGGCATCGGATAAGTAAAACCGGTAAAAAACCTAAGGCAATTATCCTGGTTCACCTCTATGGAATGCCGGCACAGCTTGATCGGATTATGAACATTGCAAAACAGTATGAAATCCCAGTAATTGAAGATGCGGCCGAAGCGTTGGGTGCGGAGTACAAGGGTAAGAAAGTCGGCACTTTTGGCGACATCGGCATCCTGTCATTTAACGGAAACAAGATCATCACAACTTCAGGAGGGGGAGCATTGGTGTCTGATAATATTGGCTATGTAAAACGCGCCCGCTTTCTGGCAACCCAGGCCCGAGAACCGGTATTACATTACGAGCACAAGGAAATCGGGTATAACTACCGGCTGAGTAACATCTCTGCTGGAATCGGCCGCGGTCAGCTAAAGTTTTTAGATCAACGGGTTAGAAGACGCAGGGAAATCTTTGAATTTTATTCTGATAAGCTGTCACCCTATTTTGATTTTATACCGGAGCCAGCCGGACATTATTCCAACCGGTGGCTAACCACGGCAGTTCTGAAAGAGGTGCGGTTAAAATCAGTGGTACAATTGCAGCGGGCATTGGAAATTGAACAAATCGAGTGTAGGCCGTTATGGAAGCCGATGCATTTGCAGCCTGTTTATGCGCAAACTGCACACTATAGCAATGGTACGGCAGAATCATTATTCAACAAAGGAATCTGTCTTCCGTCCGGAAGTAACCTGATAATCAATGACTTAAATAGAATTTGTGAAGTATTGTCCGTTTTTTTGATCAAACAAATCGGCAGTTTCTGA
- the sucC gene encoding ADP-forming succinate--CoA ligase subunit beta, which produces MNIHEYQGKEILKKYGVAVQRGIVADTLDGAIQAAKELEAETGTKWFVVKSQIHAGGRGKGTIKETGSKGVVVAKSIQEVPDKVKAILGGTLVTLQTGPEGKKVNKVLIAEDVYYPGESEPKEYYMSILLDRSKGVPVIMASTEGGMNIEEVAETHPEKIIKEWVDPTIGLQPFQARKIAFAMGWSGNAFKEGVKFIHSLYNAYVGLDASMFEINPLLKTSDNKILAVDSKVNLDDNALYRHKDLAELRDITEEDPLEVEAGKAGLNYVKLDGNVGCMVNGAGLAMATMDIIKLSGGEPANFLDVGGGANAETVEAGFRIILKDPNVKAILINIFGGIVRCDRVANGVVEAYKKIGNINVPIIVRLQGTNAEEGAKIIEQSGLKVYSAILLKDAAQKVKDVLK; this is translated from the coding sequence ATGAACATACACGAATACCAGGGCAAAGAAATCCTGAAAAAATACGGAGTAGCCGTACAGCGCGGTATTGTTGCCGACACACTGGACGGAGCCATCCAGGCAGCTAAAGAACTGGAGGCCGAAACCGGTACAAAATGGTTTGTTGTCAAATCGCAGATCCATGCTGGTGGAAGAGGCAAGGGAACTATAAAAGAGACGGGGTCCAAAGGTGTAGTAGTTGCCAAAAGCATTCAGGAGGTACCCGATAAAGTTAAAGCTATTTTGGGCGGCACACTGGTAACATTGCAAACCGGCCCGGAAGGTAAGAAGGTTAATAAAGTGCTGATTGCCGAGGATGTGTATTATCCGGGTGAGTCAGAACCCAAAGAATACTACATGAGCATTTTGCTTGACAGGTCGAAAGGCGTACCTGTTATTATGGCGTCAACCGAAGGCGGTATGAACATTGAAGAAGTGGCCGAAACGCATCCTGAAAAGATTATAAAAGAATGGGTTGACCCGACCATCGGCCTGCAGCCCTTTCAGGCCCGCAAGATTGCTTTCGCCATGGGCTGGAGCGGTAATGCATTTAAAGAAGGCGTTAAGTTTATCCACTCGTTATACAATGCCTATGTTGGCCTCGATGCTTCCATGTTTGAAATCAACCCGCTTCTAAAAACCTCCGATAACAAAATCCTGGCAGTTGACTCCAAGGTAAACCTGGATGACAATGCGCTTTACCGACATAAAGATTTAGCTGAGTTACGTGACATAACAGAGGAAGATCCGCTGGAAGTAGAGGCCGGCAAAGCCGGACTAAACTATGTAAAACTTGATGGAAACGTTGGTTGTATGGTTAATGGCGCGGGACTAGCCATGGCTACCATGGATATTATTAAGCTTTCGGGTGGTGAGCCTGCAAATTTCCTTGACGTGGGTGGCGGAGCCAATGCTGAAACAGTGGAAGCCGGTTTCCGGATTATCCTGAAAGACCCTAACGTAAAGGCCATTCTGATTAACATTTTCGGGGGTATTGTACGCTGCGATCGGGTTGCTAACGGAGTTGTGGAAGCCTATAAAAAGATAGGCAACATTAACGTACCTATTATTGTACGCCTGCAGGGCACCAATGCGGAAGAAGGGGCTAAAATCATCGAACAATCGGGTTTAAAGGTATATTCGGCCATTTTATTGAAAGATGCCGCCCAGAAGGTGAAAGACGTACTGAAATAA